TACCCTTGAGCCAAACCTGGCCGTTGCAGATCCGACGCCTGTAAACGGAGGGCGGCGCCGCGTCCACGTCTGGCGGCGACCCCCGCAGCGGCCGTCTGGAAGGTGGCGGTGCGGCCGAGCCCCGTCACGGGGATCAACGGCACACCATGCGACATCAGCGCGGTGTCCAAAGCGTCCAGCACATGCACGCCACTGGGCAGCACTTCACCGACTGCGGCCACGAACTGCAGAACATCCACGCGAATCTCATGCCGCCACGCCCGCGCGATCTCTTTGGCGCGCGTTTGGATCACTTTGGCGGGGTCATCTGCGGGTTTAGGCGGCACCAGTTCCAGCAGGGGGGACAAGAGCTCTACCTGCGAAGCTTTTAAGGCAGACAGCTCGCCGCCTTTCACTTTTAATACGGGCATGTACATGGGAACTCCTGATGACAAGTGAGGGCTTATTCCAAGCCGTAATCGTTGCTGCCCAGACTGTCCGGCTGAACGATAGGGGCGGGCGACTCGGACGGGGGCGTGGGCTCGGCCGCAGCGGTGGCGGGCAGCGTCAGGAGGGCCAGCGAAAGCAGCAGCATGTGGGGCGAGACGGGCGTTAATTTCATGCTGCCGACGCTATGAACGCATTGGACATGGATCGGGAACGCCGTCTGGGCCGACTTGAAGCCCATTTTCAGCAGGGCCAGTACGGGCAGGTCATATCCGACCTGGCCGGCTACCGCGACCTCACACCAGATGAACAGCGCCTCCTCGGGATCAGCGCCCTTCGGCTGGGGCAGTTTGGCCGGGCGGAGCCGGCCCTGCTCCGGGCGCACCTGGCCGGGCACGTGGAAGCGAAGGTCGAGTACGGCAACCTGCTGCGCGCCACTGGCCGCCTGGAGGAGGCCTGCCGACACTTTGAAACCGTGGCGCCGCTGGCCGAGGGGGAGTTGGCGCTGCGGCTGCAACGGTGGTGGGGGGTGGCCGAATTCCAAAGCGGTGCCGCGCGTCCAGGTCTCGCCCGCGTAGAAGCGGCGCTGCACGGGTACTTGCAACAGGGGGACACGGTTGGGGGTGCCAAAGTCGCCGTGTCCCTGGCGCGGATGCTGGCCAATGCAGGCCAGATCGCGCGGGCGCTGGCGCTCTATCAATCCGTCCTACCGGACCTCCCCGCCCAGCCGAATCCGCTCCCGCGCATGACCGCGCTGCAAGGGTGGTTGGACCTGCTGGTGGCAGGGGGCGAGACCCCACTGGTGGACGAAGCCCTGCAGGAAGCGAACGCCTTGATGGAGACCACGCCGTCCATGCGGGCGAAAGCGCACCTGATGAGCAGCGTGGCCCTGCTGCACGCCCGGCGGGGTGAGTGGCGACGGTACGGCGCGCTGCTGGCCGAGATGGCCACCATGGAGGACGCCCTAAGAGACGCGGAGCTGAGCGTGTGGCTGGCCCCCCGCCTCGCCGAATGGTGTGCCCGGCAGGGCCGATTTGCAGAGGCGTACGCCGCGCTTTACGCGGGCGCGCCGCCCCCAGGGCAGGCGCTACCGCCCGCCCTTATGCTGGCGCGCGGCATCTTGAGAAACCGGGAAAAGCAGCACGCGCTGGCCGTCACGGACCTGCACTCCGCCGTCGACACATTCGTCCAGGCAGGGCAAGCGGTGCAGGCAGCGCGGGCCAAGCTGCATCACGCGCATGCCCTGTATGGAGTAGGGGCAGACACGTACCTCCCTACACTGCTGGCTGCGGTTGAAGACGTCTATCGCTTGCAGCTCCTGCCGTCCTTTGCCACGGATCTCGAGGATGTAGCTGAGATGGTGGAAGCCGCGCGCCTGGAGCCGAGCGTGGGCGCCGCTCTGGACAGCTTGCGCCACCGGATGTCCAGTCTCCGGGGCCTGCCCCTCACGGCCTTGGCGGGTCAACAGCCCCAGCTGTGCGTCCACACCTTGGGGATGCCCAAGGTCACCGTGGATGATGAGGTGCTGCCCTTGAGTGTGGGAGCGGTCGGCCTGCTGACCTGCCTGATTTTGAAACCGATGCAAACGCGGCGGGACCTGCAGCTTGCGCTCTATCCAGAAAAGTTTCCTGAAGCGGCAGCCAGCCTGGTCAAAGCGCACCTGCGCGAACTGCGCACCGTGTTGGGGGCGCCTGCCATTACCTCGCAGGGTTCCTACCACGCCCAGCAGTACTTTCTCGTCCACCACTACACCGTAAAACTGGACCTTCTGGAGCTGAAGGATGCGGTCACGACCAGGAATTTGGCCCGCACCCTGAGTTTGTACAAAGGGGAGTTTCTCGCTGCGTTTGAGAACAGTGACTGGGCCCTGGGACACCGAACGGCGGCCTTGTCCAGCGTGACCGTGCTGGTCAAGCAGCTGGGCCACGAGGCTACATTGACCAGTCAATTTGACCGGGCGATCAGGATATACACCCGGCTGCTGGAGACGGCGCCGGATCTTCTGGACATCCATGACCTCAGGGTTGCGGCGGCTCGCCACACAGGGGACTCCACGCTGGTCCGAGCCTTCGAGAACGAGAGAAACCATTGGATGTGAGGCCGTCAAGCCACAACACAACGGCGTGGGCTTTGAATTTAACTCAAAGCCCACGCCGTTATGTGGGGTCAGCAGAGTGGGTGTTCAAGTCCTCGGGCTTGGCTCTCTCCTGCCAGAATCATGCTCCAGTTAGGACGTGACTTCCTCACTAAACAGGCTCACCTGTCGGGTGCCTTCTGCCCGCTGCTGCCCGCGCTCCTGCAGGAGACGAATGGCGTCCTCCATGCTGCTCGCCTGAGGCACACTGGCGCCGTCCGCACGCGCTTTCGGGGGACGGCCCCGGCGCTTGGGCTCACTGGCGTCCACGCCCTCTGCTTCTGCTTTGGGTGGACGCCCACGACGCTTCGGCGAATCGCCCTCGGTAGGGGCAGTCGCTTTCGGTTTCCGTCCCTTCTTTACGCCTGTGCCCTCTTGTGCTCGTTGCGTCTGGATGCGCTCCAGCAAAACCGAGGCAGGCTCGTCACTCGGGTCCTGTGGCACCAGCTCACCCCGGAACGCCTTGGCCAGCAGCGCTGGCGTCAGGCGGTCGAAGGAAGTGAGAGCCGCTTGATACCGGGCTTCGAGACGGTCAGCGATGGCGAAGAGGGCTTCGACACGGTGGACGATTTCGGCCTGTTCATCGAGGGGAGGAACTGACATCTGAAGCGAGGTGAATCTTCCAAGGCCAAGATGGGCGATATTAGTTGTGATCGCTCCCTCCCCACGGAAGACACCACTGTGCATGTAATGCCTGAACGTGTAAAGAGCGAATTGCGGAGTAATGTTGGGTCCTGAACGGAAACGGATGAGAGTGTTCGTAAAGCAGGCGTCCTTAACTTCGTTGCGGAACATGGCAGGCCGACCTAGAAGATGAGGGCTTTGCCCTTCGTTCAAGAGAATGTCGCCGTGCTCGAGCTTGTATGTCCTAAAGTCCTTATCGTCGAAAACCATCTCCATTACATCATTGATGTCAATAAAGTCTTCGAAGACGTTCTGGACCCTTAGATAAGGTCGCATATTTGCGCCCTCATGATATTTCGGGGAACGCTGCCGACCTAGAATGGCAGCGCCAAATGAGCCGATCGGCCCTGTAACCCATTTGTGATCCGCACCCCCTCGCCATTCCCGCGTCAACTCCCCACTCACCGCTGCACTCAGCACCGCTTGCCTAAACTGCTTGACCAGCTTCGGCACGCGCTCCAGCCGCTCACGGCCTGCCTCCACACGAGCGAGGAGGGTGTCGAGCTTGTCGGCAATGCGGATTTGCTCGGGGAGGGGGGGGAGAGGGAGTCGTTGCTCAATCAGAAAGTCTTTTGGAACGCGCTTATGACCGACAGAGCCAGACATATTGACTTCGCCGTCACGCAAAAATCTTTCCGTCTGAAAGAACGCGAGGAGCAACTGTGGATGAATAGTCATGGCATGCGGTCTGCACACAAAGAATTCCGTGCTTCCAGCACCAATCCCATTGGGTAGATCAGCAGGAATTCCTGATTTTCCATTCTCGAAGCAGGGGGTTATTTTCGCCAGAAGAACATCACCGCTTTTGAAATGCGTGTAGCCCTTCTTCACGTCGCCCCAAGGACGTTCCTCAAATTGAGGGACGTCGTGGAATCGAGTACCCAAATTACTCATGGAAATGAACCCTGAACGTGTGTCGTCTGCCTCCTCATTTTTCGGATTGAGCTCGATGACCTGCCCTACCGTAGTTTCGGCCCATCCATCCGGCAGCGAGCCTTCGCTATTCACACCAGCACCCCGGCCTCTTCCAGCGTCTCGTCGCTCTCGCCCAGCTCCAGCAGAATGGCCCGCAGTTCTTCCATCGCGCCTTTCAGTTCCGTCAGCGCCTCTTCCGCCAGCTGGGCAGGTTCTGGCAGCTCCCCAGTGTCCGCGCTGTCGTCCTTCAGCCAGGAGATATCGAGGCTGTCTCCGCGCTCGGCAATCTGTTCCCGGGTGAAGCGGCGGAAACGGCCTTCCATACCGGTATCCACGCGGGCGGCCAGGGCCTCGGCGCCACCCCGGGGGTCCTCCCCAAAGGCCGCCTCAAACTCGCGGAAATATTCCCGCGTAAACGGCGTGCGCTTCCCGAACTGCGGCATGTTCGCCCGCATGTCGTACACCCATACTTCCTGCGTGTTCCCCTTCTCCCCTGCCCCGCGCGTCAGGAACAGCACGTTCGTCTTCACGCCCTGCGCGTAGAAGATCCCGGTCGGCAGGCGCAGGAGCGTGTGCAGGCGACACTTATCCATCAGGTTCGCCCGGATCGCCTTACCAATCCCACTCTCAAACAGCACGTTGTCCGGCAGGATCACCGCCGCGCGCCCATTCGTCTCCAGGGCGTTGTAGATGTGCTGCAGGAACGAGAACTGCTTGTTGCTCGTCTCAAAGGTCAGGTCATCCCGGGTGGGCACGCCACCGCCCTTCTTCGTGCCGAAAGGCGGGTTGCTCAGGATCAAGGTCGCCTTGCCCAGCTTTTTATAGTCGTCACTCAGTGTGTCGCCCAGGTGAATGCCGCTTTTCTCCGGGTCGTTCGCCAGGCCGTGCAGCATCAGGTTCATCAGGGCGAGGCGCTGCGTGTCCGGCACCAGCTCCATGCCGTGGTAGGCATCCTGGTAGTAGCGCTCACGCCGCGCGTCATCCCAGGTGAACTCGTCCTCATGCTCGCGGATGTAGTGGTGCGCCGCGATCAGGAAGCCGCCCGTACCAGCCGCCGGGTCCTGAATGCGGTCGTCACTCGTCGGCTTCATCACCGCGACGATGGAATCAATCAAGGGCCGGGGCGTGAAGTACTGCCCGGCGCCGCTCTTCTTCTCGTTCGCGTTCTTCGCCAGCAGGCCTTCGTACAGGTCACCCAGGCCTTCCTCGCGGGCGCTGTACCAGTCCAGCGCGTCAATGTCCGCCACCAGCTTCTTGATGGTCACCGGCTTGCGGATGAAGCTGTTCGCGTCCGCGTAGATCTGCCGCACGAGCGGCGCGCCCTTCGTGCCAAGCTCCAGCAGCGTGCGGCGGTAATGCTCGAACAGGTCCGGGGCACTCAGCTTCAGCAGGTCATCCCACCGGTACCCTTCGGGCAGCTGGTCTTCCGTGGCGGTTTCCTTCGCCATCTTCAGGAACAGCAGGTAGGTGAGTTCCGTGACGTACTGGTGGTAGGTCACGCCGTCGTCGCGCAAGTCGTTACAGAGGTTCCAGAGTTTCTGGACAATATCGATGGTCTTGGTCATGGGGTCCTTGGGGGTGCCGCTCCAGGCGGGCGGGAGGCGCGGGGGCCAGGAGGTGGCTTCGCGGGTCATGCTACGCGGCGCCGGCGCGGAAATGCTGTGTCACGAGACCCACGCCATCACGGCGCGCGTCACCGTCCAGGTCTCCCCGTCCCGCACGAGGTGAACGTCCTTCCCGAACGCCGCCCGGTGGTCGAGCGAAATGGCGACCTGCACCATGGCCCGGCCCTGCGCCAGGTCCAGGCCCACCCGGGACACCCCGAGCAAACCGCCACGCCCTGGATACCGGTGATGGAAGGCTTGCCAGGCGGCCGAGAGGTCCCGTCCGCCCCCAAAGAGCTCTTCCATGTCTTCGGGTGAGAGCAGCTCGTACGCCGCCAGCTGGGGATGGGCTGGGTCAAGGCGGCAGGGGTGACGGCAGTTCTTGAGGATCCAGTCGCCTTTCTCGGCCGAGTACGTCCGCTTGGCGGGTCCCTGTGCGAACGGCAGGCCCGCAAACTTGGCGTAGTCGGCGTAGTGAAAGCGGGCGGTGCCACCCGTCTCGGCCCTCAACAACTGCCGGGGCCCCCTGGAGGGAAACTCTGTCCGCAGGACCAGCTCCAGCACCTCGTACTCGTGGTCGTCCTTCAGCACGCTCAGGGGTGGCTCCCCACTGGGCTGGCTAGGTCTTCCACCAGTCCCCTCTCCCCTGCTCATGCGGAGGCGGCCCACACCGCCTGCGTGAGTTCCGTCAGCACGAAGTCCAGCTGGCCACTAAAGACCTTCTCGTCCAGGCGTTTGAACCCACCCGCCTGCGTCTTGAAGGGGCTGGTGGGCTCATCGAACAGGGCGCGGTCCAGGGCTCGGTTCGCCTTGAGCTGATCCGCGATGCGCCGCAACCACTGCTTCTGCAGCGGCGTCCAGTCCCGCAGGCCCATCACCCGGGCCAGGGCCGCCTCCACCCGGGCGTCAAAGGGCTGCAGAGCTTCTTTCTCCATCGCCACGCGAATAAACCCGATGATGCTTGCTGCCGCATCCACGTGCTTCGTCTGCGCGTAGGCGTTCTGCAGCACCTTCTCGCTGTACCCCTCCCGGTCCAGGGCGAGCGCCAGCGCTTTCAGGTCCGCGCGGGTCAGGTCCGCAGGTCGGGTCAGGACGGTCACCAAGGCGGGCAGACGGTCCTGGTGTTCCCGCAGGAACGTCTGGAAGGCAGTGAGGTATTCATCCGGCCGCTGGCCCCCTGGGTAGGCCTGCACCACGGAGATCACCTGGTCCTCGTGCGTGCTGATCAGCAGGGGCTGCCCCCCCCGGGTGCGCCCTTCATCCAGCAGCTTCAGGACGTCCACGGCCGGTGCCAGCCAAATCACGACGGTGGCGGGCGCTTGCCCCCGCAGGGCAGTGACGAAGGCTTCGGGGGCCAGGCCGGTGGCGGCCTGGAACTGAGCCCGGGCCGCGGGGGTGAACCGGGCCCGCAGGCGCTGGATCTTCCCGGCCAGTTCCGTCTGCAGCTGCGCGCGGGCCGCGTCATCGGGTGCAGCCTGCAGTTCCTCCACCAGCGAGCTGAAGGTCCGCTTGGGTTGGGTCACCACTGGCGGCATGGTGGTCACGCCCGCCATCGCCTCGTATGCCCCCACCGCGTCATAGATGCGGAACGCCGTCTTCCCGATCGCGTCGTCCCGCCGGGTGGCGCGGCCGAGCATCTGCTCAAAGAGGATGCGGCTGCCCACCCGGCGCAGGAACACGAGGTTCGTGATGGCCGGCACGTCCACCCCGGTCGTCAGGAGGTCCACGGTCACCGCGACCGTGGGCAGCTTTTCATTCCGGTACCGGCGAATGAGCTCCAGGGGCCGGTCACTGGCCCCCGTGATCTTCACGACCGCGTCCTCGTCCAGTTCGCCGTACTGGTCCCGCAAAGCCGCTTTCATCAGGCGCACGACATCATCGGCATGCCGGTCATTCACGCAGAAGATCAGGGTCTTCTCCGGGCTGGTGGGATCAATGTGCTTGGCCAACTCCTGGCAGACGGCCTTGTTGAAGCCTTCCACGATCACCTGCCGGTTAAAGCCCTCCACCTCAATCTTCACGTCATCCGGGAGGGTGTACCGCTTGGCCTCATCCTCGCCGGGCAGGTAGCTCAGCACGGCCTCACCCTTCTCCCACGTGACACCTGTCTGGCTCAGCCGGGTTTCCAGCAGGTAGGGGGGCTCGTGGTCAATCAGATAGCCATCGAGCACCGCCTCCCGGTACGAATACACGAAGACGGGCAGGCCGAAGATCTGGGTGGTGTGCAGGGCCGGGGTGGCGGTCAGTGCGATCTTAACCGCATCGAAGTGCTCCAAGACCCGGCGGTATTTGCTGACGTAGTCATCCTCACTGCGCCACGTCAGCTCACCCGTGGCGAGGTCTTTGTCCAGCGTG
This is a stretch of genomic DNA from Deinococcus multiflagellatus. It encodes these proteins:
- a CDS encoding tetratricopeptide repeat protein gives rise to the protein MNALDMDRERRLGRLEAHFQQGQYGQVISDLAGYRDLTPDEQRLLGISALRLGQFGRAEPALLRAHLAGHVEAKVEYGNLLRATGRLEEACRHFETVAPLAEGELALRLQRWWGVAEFQSGAARPGLARVEAALHGYLQQGDTVGGAKVAVSLARMLANAGQIARALALYQSVLPDLPAQPNPLPRMTALQGWLDLLVAGGETPLVDEALQEANALMETTPSMRAKAHLMSSVALLHARRGEWRRYGALLAEMATMEDALRDAELSVWLAPRLAEWCARQGRFAEAYAALYAGAPPPGQALPPALMLARGILRNREKQHALAVTDLHSAVDTFVQAGQAVQAARAKLHHAHALYGVGADTYLPTLLAAVEDVYRLQLLPSFATDLEDVAEMVEAARLEPSVGAALDSLRHRMSSLRGLPLTALAGQQPQLCVHTLGMPKVTVDDEVLPLSVGAVGLLTCLILKPMQTRRDLQLALYPEKFPEAAASLVKAHLRELRTVLGAPAITSQGSYHAQQYFLVHHYTVKLDLLELKDAVTTRNLARTLSLYKGEFLAAFENSDWALGHRTAALSSVTVLVKQLGHEATLTSQFDRAIRIYTRLLETAPDLLDIHDLRVAAARHTGDSTLVRAFENERNHWM
- a CDS encoding restriction endonuclease subunit S, whose protein sequence is MNSEGSLPDGWAETTVGQVIELNPKNEEADDTRSGFISMSNLGTRFHDVPQFEERPWGDVKKGYTHFKSGDVLLAKITPCFENGKSGIPADLPNGIGAGSTEFFVCRPHAMTIHPQLLLAFFQTERFLRDGEVNMSGSVGHKRVPKDFLIEQRLPLPPLPEQIRIADKLDTLLARVEAGRERLERVPKLVKQFRQAVLSAAVSGELTREWRGGADHKWVTGPIGSFGAAILGRQRSPKYHEGANMRPYLRVQNVFEDFIDINDVMEMVFDDKDFRTYKLEHGDILLNEGQSPHLLGRPAMFRNEVKDACFTNTLIRFRSGPNITPQFALYTFRHYMHSGVFRGEGAITTNIAHLGLGRFTSLQMSVPPLDEQAEIVHRVEALFAIADRLEARYQAALTSFDRLTPALLAKAFRGELVPQDPSDEPASVLLERIQTQRAQEGTGVKKGRKPKATAPTEGDSPKRRGRPPKAEAEGVDASEPKRRGRPPKARADGASVPQASSMEDAIRLLQERGQQRAEGTRQVSLFSEEVTS
- a CDS encoding class I SAM-dependent DNA methyltransferase, whose amino-acid sequence is MTREATSWPPRLPPAWSGTPKDPMTKTIDIVQKLWNLCNDLRDDGVTYHQYVTELTYLLFLKMAKETATEDQLPEGYRWDDLLKLSAPDLFEHYRRTLLELGTKGAPLVRQIYADANSFIRKPVTIKKLVADIDALDWYSAREEGLGDLYEGLLAKNANEKKSGAGQYFTPRPLIDSIVAVMKPTSDDRIQDPAAGTGGFLIAAHHYIREHEDEFTWDDARRERYYQDAYHGMELVPDTQRLALMNLMLHGLANDPEKSGIHLGDTLSDDYKKLGKATLILSNPPFGTKKGGGVPTRDDLTFETSNKQFSFLQHIYNALETNGRAAVILPDNVLFESGIGKAIRANLMDKCRLHTLLRLPTGIFYAQGVKTNVLFLTRGAGEKGNTQEVWVYDMRANMPQFGKRTPFTREYFREFEAAFGEDPRGGAEALAARVDTGMEGRFRRFTREQIAERGDSLDISWLKDDSADTGELPEPAQLAEEALTELKGAMEELRAILLELGESDETLEEAGVLV
- the hsdR gene encoding type I restriction-modification system endonuclease, with product MSARPSASTNFAYLQPLEPQLARLGELAEKYWLDDANTALIKARQFAELLAQTVAARTGLLLVPGEGQLDLLNRLAREEVIPPEAEHLFHEIRKTGNRANHRFEGTPAEALDQVRYAWVLGVWYVRTFHEPEFKTQEFQTPVAPPSVAELTRRLQEAEEEVRRATGEVQTLLAQQQAQGMAQLEAVIQAAGKAASKIELTEAQTRQRIDTQLRTAGWDVDTVHLTYKKGTRPQKGRNLAISEWPTADGGWADYALFIGLRLVGVVEAKRAAKNVMSSLEQAKRYSRHFNLASVKDLDYPEGPWGEYRVPFLYATNGRPYLRQLQHESGIWFWDARRSTNPSKPLSGWHSPAGLLALLNQDAQAADEALKTTAMTYDVGLRPYQKQAIERAEAGIAAGQRELLLAMATGTGKTKTAITMIYRLLKARRFRRVLFLVDRSSLGAQATAAFETTRLEGTRTFAETFGLKTLDDGTPDADTAVHVATVQSFVRRLFGEPDTVPAVDTYDLIVVDEAHRGYTLDKDLATGELTWRSEDDYVSKYRRVLEHFDAVKIALTATPALHTTQIFGLPVFVYSYREAVLDGYLIDHEPPYLLETRLSQTGVTWEKGEAVLSYLPGEDEAKRYTLPDDVKIEVEGFNRQVIVEGFNKAVCQELAKHIDPTSPEKTLIFCVNDRHADDVVRLMKAALRDQYGELDEDAVVKITGASDRPLELIRRYRNEKLPTVAVTVDLLTTGVDVPAITNLVFLRRVGSRILFEQMLGRATRRDDAIGKTAFRIYDAVGAYEAMAGVTTMPPVVTQPKRTFSSLVEELQAAPDDAARAQLQTELAGKIQRLRARFTPAARAQFQAATGLAPEAFVTALRGQAPATVVIWLAPAVDVLKLLDEGRTRGGQPLLISTHEDQVISVVQAYPGGQRPDEYLTAFQTFLREHQDRLPALVTVLTRPADLTRADLKALALALDREGYSEKVLQNAYAQTKHVDAAASIIGFIRVAMEKEALQPFDARVEAALARVMGLRDWTPLQKQWLRRIADQLKANRALDRALFDEPTSPFKTQAGGFKRLDEKVFSGQLDFVLTELTQAVWAASA